The following coding sequences are from one Ramlibacter henchirensis window:
- a CDS encoding LemA family protein, whose translation MTTAGWIMVAIAAGIVMWAVAAYNGLVERRNRIRNAFGQIDVQLKRRYDLVPNLVEVARKYMAHEAATLEAVVRARGTALGAAADARARPANPAVVAALAHAEQALGGSLGRLLAVAEAYPELKANKTMLSLSEELVSTENRIGFARQAYNDEVLEYNDAAIRFPDVVVARLFGFDEAGMLQSTQSEQERQAPRVAF comes from the coding sequence ATGACGACGGCGGGCTGGATCATGGTGGCGATCGCCGCGGGCATCGTCATGTGGGCCGTGGCGGCCTACAACGGCCTGGTGGAGCGGCGCAACCGCATCAGGAACGCCTTCGGGCAGATCGACGTCCAGCTCAAGCGGCGCTACGACCTCGTGCCCAACCTGGTGGAGGTGGCGCGCAAGTACATGGCGCATGAAGCCGCCACGCTGGAGGCGGTGGTCCGCGCGCGGGGCACGGCGCTTGGCGCCGCCGCGGACGCGCGGGCGCGGCCCGCGAACCCCGCCGTCGTGGCGGCGCTCGCCCACGCGGAGCAGGCGCTGGGCGGCAGCCTCGGGCGGCTGCTGGCGGTCGCCGAGGCCTATCCCGAGCTGAAGGCCAACAAGACCATGCTCTCCCTGAGCGAAGAGCTGGTGAGCACGGAAAACCGCATCGGCTTCGCGCGCCAGGCCTACAACGACGAAGTGCTCGAGTACAACGACGCCGCCATCCGCTTCCCGGACGTGGTCGTGGCCCGGCTGTTCGGTTTCGACGAAGCCGGCATGTTGCAGTCCACCCAGAGCGAGCAGGAGCGGCAGGCGCCGCGCGTCGCGTTCTAG
- a CDS encoding M48 family metalloprotease, whose protein sequence is MRFFELQDSARAGSLRLVLLFMLAVAGTVVGVHAALAAIFRALDWIALFSLARPPGFAAINVGVTLLLVLGGWWIETSNLRARGGAERLARRIGAREARPSASQQEQRLCNIVDEVCIAAHMPRPQVMVVPRAMTINAFAAGWDEEDSVLAVTEGALDALTRDELQGLVAHECSHIHEGDTRLNMKLAGMVTGLELVWRFGDAVRERGGPLLVVGGAVMAMGSFGWWAGRWLQAAVSRQREFLADARAVQWTRSRDGLGGVLRKALTQQAQNVRGPAWPGAAQHLLLVGDAAARGRWLDSHPPLQERIRRLYGRPMPGLPLAQEPAPPLAA, encoded by the coding sequence GTGCGCTTCTTCGAGCTGCAGGACAGCGCGCGGGCCGGGTCGCTGCGGCTGGTGCTGCTGTTCATGCTCGCGGTGGCGGGCACGGTGGTGGGTGTCCATGCCGCGCTCGCTGCGATCTTCCGGGCGCTGGACTGGATCGCGCTTTTCTCGCTGGCCCGGCCGCCCGGCTTCGCGGCCATCAACGTCGGCGTCACGCTGCTGCTGGTGCTGGGCGGCTGGTGGATCGAGACGTCCAACCTGCGCGCGCGCGGCGGGGCCGAGCGGCTGGCGCGGCGCATCGGGGCGCGCGAGGCGCGGCCTTCGGCGTCGCAGCAGGAGCAGCGCCTGTGCAACATCGTCGATGAGGTCTGCATCGCCGCCCACATGCCCAGGCCGCAGGTGATGGTGGTGCCGCGCGCGATGACGATCAACGCCTTCGCGGCGGGCTGGGACGAGGAGGATTCCGTGCTGGCCGTCACCGAAGGCGCGCTGGACGCGCTCACCCGCGACGAACTGCAGGGCCTGGTGGCGCACGAGTGCAGCCACATCCACGAAGGCGACACCCGGCTGAACATGAAGCTGGCCGGCATGGTCACGGGCCTGGAGCTGGTCTGGCGTTTCGGTGACGCGGTGCGTGAGCGCGGTGGCCCGCTTTTGGTGGTCGGCGGCGCCGTGATGGCGATGGGTTCGTTCGGCTGGTGGGCCGGACGCTGGCTGCAGGCGGCCGTGTCACGCCAGCGCGAGTTCCTGGCGGATGCCCGCGCGGTGCAGTGGACGCGCAGCCGCGATGGCCTGGGGGGCGTGCTGCGCAAGGCGCTCACGCAACAGGCGCAGAACGTGCGCGGGCCGGCCTGGCCGGGGGCGGCGCAGCACCTGCTGCTGGTGGGGGACGCGGCAGCCCGTGGCCGCTGGCTGGACTCGCACCCGCCGCTGCAGGAAAGGATCCGCCGGCTGTACGGCCGCCCGATGCCCGGCCTGCCGCTGGCGCAGGAGCCCGCGCCGCCTCTCGCGGCCTGA